In the genome of Halapricum salinum, one region contains:
- the grpE gene encoding nucleotide exchange factor GrpE has product MSEQDGTSDAADDERETTESEANGDAESGAASTAAGEQPQDEDHSSESTPSEQAADEAADEETDSDAGTSNRDVAYESRDDSDVDLDVADDIVEYVESTPAAEVADEIATLRFEVDTLESDVAEYEQELEDLKSRIRRKQADFENYKKRMQKRREEEQARATEDLVTRLLDVRDNLTRALEQDEDTDIRDGVESTLKQFDRILEDENVEPVEPEPGDEVDPERHEVLVRMDSEQPPGTIAQVHRPGYEMAGKVIRTAQVAVSEEE; this is encoded by the coding sequence ATGAGCGAGCAGGACGGGACGTCCGACGCAGCCGACGACGAACGAGAGACTACGGAGTCGGAAGCGAATGGAGACGCCGAGTCCGGAGCGGCGTCGACGGCGGCCGGAGAACAACCACAGGACGAGGACCACTCGTCAGAATCGACCCCGTCCGAGCAGGCGGCCGACGAGGCCGCCGATGAAGAGACCGACTCCGACGCTGGGACATCGAATAGAGACGTGGCCTACGAGTCCCGGGACGACAGCGACGTTGATCTCGACGTGGCAGACGACATCGTCGAGTACGTCGAGTCGACACCTGCAGCGGAAGTCGCCGACGAGATCGCGACGCTCCGATTCGAAGTCGACACGCTCGAATCTGACGTCGCCGAATACGAACAGGAGCTCGAGGATCTCAAATCGAGGATCAGGCGCAAACAAGCCGACTTCGAGAACTACAAAAAGCGGATGCAAAAACGGCGCGAGGAGGAACAGGCCCGTGCGACCGAGGATCTCGTGACGAGATTGCTCGACGTTCGTGACAACCTCACACGAGCGCTCGAACAGGACGAGGATACCGACATTCGCGACGGCGTCGAATCGACGCTCAAGCAGTTCGACCGCATCCTCGAAGACGAGAACGTCGAACCAGTCGAGCCAGAACCCGGCGACGAAGTCGATCCAGAACGACACGAAGTTCTCGTCCGGATGGATTCCGAGCAGCCCCCAGGGACGATCGCGCAAGTGCACCGCCCCGGCTACGAGATGGCCGGGAAAGTGATCCGGACGGCACAGGTCGCCGTCAGCGAAGAAGAGTGA
- the fer gene encoding ferredoxin Fer, which yields MSSPYEILGIDPDADEQTLVDAYRKRVKEAHPDHGGSREEFQTVKEAYEAIRDGEADAGATARASQSESPTPSRSPKRARESTTSGDSSAATAPESSQDRPEQTVTVEYLNYEVLDDYGWEVADDDLFEKAGRAELDYEDYGKFVVKNNETLLEAAENRGFAWPFACRGGACTNCAVAIVDGEMPPPVGHILPDEMIEKGIRLSCLAAPVTEHTQVVYNVKHMPGVEELLLSPSRFEKAHSD from the coding sequence GTGTCCTCGCCGTACGAGATCCTCGGTATCGACCCCGATGCCGACGAGCAGACCCTCGTCGACGCCTACAGGAAGCGAGTCAAAGAGGCGCACCCGGACCACGGTGGCTCTCGTGAGGAATTCCAGACAGTCAAGGAAGCATACGAGGCCATCCGGGACGGCGAGGCCGACGCGGGCGCTACGGCTCGGGCGTCTCAGAGTGAGTCGCCGACACCGTCGCGATCACCGAAACGGGCGCGCGAGTCGACCACCTCGGGGGATTCGAGTGCGGCAACCGCACCGGAATCGTCGCAGGATCGTCCCGAACAGACGGTCACGGTCGAATACCTCAACTACGAGGTGCTGGACGATTACGGCTGGGAGGTCGCGGACGACGATCTCTTCGAGAAGGCCGGGCGGGCAGAGTTAGATTACGAGGATTACGGAAAGTTCGTGGTCAAGAACAACGAGACGCTGCTGGAGGCGGCCGAGAACAGGGGCTTCGCCTGGCCGTTCGCCTGCCGCGGCGGAGCATGCACCAACTGTGCGGTCGCCATCGTCGACGGCGAGATGCCGCCGCCAGTCGGGCACATCCTTCCCGACGAGATGATCGAGAAGGGGATCAGACTCTCCTGTCTGGCTGCGCCCGTGACCGAACACACGCAAGTCGTCTACAACGTCAAGCACATGCCCGGCGTCGAGGAACTACTCCTGTCGCCGAGTCGTTTCGAGAAAGCCCACTCCGACTAG
- a CDS encoding heavy metal translocating P-type ATPase, translated as MNENGRDDTRTVDTASYSVPEMDCASCAGKVETSVEKLDGIETVDPQVTSGRLSVTYDPGSTSAAEIEERVEKAGYSVGKADEQTVTFSVPEMDCASCAGKVENALGSVEGIVDYETRPTSGTVVVTYDDSAVTTETIVGAIEGAGYEVTGGGHEDGAEPERESIWTSNRAIKTWVSGVFVALGLVFEFVLTSQNALVGELANSEFFLADVAFLLAVAIGGQEIVRNGYYSARNLNLDIDFLMSIAILGALLASVGFGEPLYLEAATLAFLFSVAELLETYSMDRARESLRELMDLSPNEATVKRGDETETVPVEQVAVGDVVVVKPGEKIPMDGTVVDGASAVNQAPITGESVPVDKTVGEEVFAGTINEEGYLEVEVTSAAGEDTLSRIVELVEDAQSNKTEREQFVERFSSYYTPAVVAFAIVTTLGTPLVFGVTWSTAVVYGLTLLVLACPCAFVISTPVSVVSGITSAAKNGVLIKGGNHLEAMGAVDAVAFDKTGTLTRGELTVTDVIPLGGNTEDEVLQCARGLEARSEHPIGEAIVAEASGAGGSEREIEDFESITGKGVRADLGGTPHFAGKPGLFEELGFDLSHVHATTDGGVVTSTAQQLCDRNNCLDLLEDTVPKLQSEGKTVVLVGTDEELEGVIAVADEVRPEAKRTVARLKDLGVETTVMLTGDNERTARAIAEQVGVDDYRAELLPEQKVDAIDELVEEYDEGVAMVGDGINDAPALATATVGVAMGAAGTDTALETADIALLSDDLSKLPYLYELAGDANGVIRQNIWSSLAVKAGLAIAVPFGYVPIWLAVLAGDAGMTTAVTGNAMRLSRVEPEN; from the coding sequence ATGAACGAAAATGGACGGGACGACACTCGAACTGTCGATACCGCGTCCTACAGCGTCCCGGAGATGGACTGTGCCTCGTGCGCGGGCAAAGTCGAGACGAGCGTCGAGAAGCTCGACGGGATCGAGACGGTCGATCCGCAGGTCACGAGCGGTCGTCTGTCAGTGACCTACGATCCGGGTTCGACGTCGGCCGCGGAAATCGAGGAGCGGGTCGAGAAAGCTGGCTACAGCGTCGGAAAAGCCGACGAGCAGACAGTGACGTTCTCGGTTCCGGAGATGGACTGTGCGTCGTGTGCAGGCAAAGTCGAGAACGCGCTCGGCTCTGTCGAGGGAATCGTCGACTACGAGACGCGACCCACATCCGGGACCGTCGTCGTCACCTACGACGATTCCGCCGTCACCACCGAAACCATCGTCGGCGCGATCGAAGGTGCAGGCTACGAGGTGACGGGCGGCGGCCACGAGGATGGGGCGGAACCGGAGCGCGAGAGCATCTGGACGAGCAACCGAGCGATCAAGACCTGGGTTAGCGGCGTCTTCGTCGCGCTCGGACTGGTATTCGAGTTCGTCCTCACGAGCCAGAATGCACTCGTCGGGGAACTGGCCAACAGCGAGTTCTTCCTCGCGGACGTCGCCTTCCTGCTCGCGGTCGCGATCGGCGGTCAGGAGATCGTGCGGAACGGCTACTACTCGGCGCGCAATCTGAATCTCGACATCGACTTCCTGATGTCGATCGCGATCCTCGGCGCACTCCTGGCGTCGGTCGGCTTCGGCGAGCCACTCTATCTCGAAGCCGCAACGCTTGCGTTCCTGTTCAGCGTCGCCGAGTTGCTCGAAACCTACTCGATGGACCGCGCTCGGGAGTCGCTGCGAGAGTTGATGGACCTCTCGCCGAACGAGGCGACGGTCAAACGCGGCGACGAGACCGAGACGGTTCCGGTCGAGCAGGTCGCAGTGGGTGACGTCGTCGTGGTCAAGCCCGGCGAGAAGATTCCGATGGACGGGACGGTCGTCGACGGCGCGAGCGCGGTCAATCAGGCACCGATTACCGGCGAGAGCGTCCCCGTCGACAAGACCGTCGGCGAGGAGGTCTTCGCCGGGACGATCAACGAGGAGGGGTATCTCGAAGTCGAAGTGACCTCGGCGGCGGGCGAGGACACGCTCTCGCGGATCGTCGAGCTAGTCGAGGACGCCCAGTCGAACAAGACCGAGCGCGAGCAGTTCGTCGAGCGCTTCTCGTCGTACTACACGCCCGCAGTCGTCGCGTTCGCGATCGTGACGACCCTCGGAACGCCCCTGGTCTTCGGCGTGACCTGGTCGACCGCAGTCGTCTACGGCCTGACGCTGCTCGTGCTTGCGTGCCCCTGTGCGTTCGTCATCTCGACACCCGTCTCGGTCGTCTCGGGAATCACCAGCGCCGCGAAGAACGGCGTGCTGATCAAGGGCGGCAATCACCTCGAAGCGATGGGCGCTGTCGACGCCGTCGCCTTCGACAAGACGGGCACTCTCACGAGGGGCGAACTCACCGTGACGGACGTGATCCCGCTGGGCGGCAACACGGAAGACGAGGTCCTCCAGTGTGCCCGCGGCCTGGAAGCCCGCAGCGAGCACCCGATCGGCGAGGCAATCGTCGCCGAGGCGAGCGGGGCCGGCGGCTCGGAGCGCGAGATCGAGGACTTCGAGAGCATCACCGGCAAGGGCGTCCGAGCAGATCTCGGCGGAACACCGCACTTCGCGGGCAAACCCGGACTGTTCGAGGAGTTGGGCTTCGACCTCAGCCACGTCCACGCCACGACTGACGGCGGGGTCGTCACGAGCACCGCCCAGCAACTTTGCGACCGGAACAACTGCCTGGATCTGCTGGAAGACACCGTCCCGAAACTCCAGTCGGAGGGCAAGACGGTCGTGCTGGTCGGGACCGACGAGGAACTCGAAGGCGTCATCGCCGTGGCCGACGAGGTTCGCCCCGAGGCAAAGCGGACCGTCGCCCGACTCAAAGACCTCGGCGTCGAAACGACTGTGATGCTGACCGGCGACAACGAGCGGACTGCCCGTGCGATCGCCGAACAGGTCGGTGTCGACGACTACCGGGCCGAACTGCTGCCCGAACAGAAAGTCGACGCCATCGACGAACTCGTCGAGGAGTACGACGAGGGGGTGGCGATGGTCGGTGACGGGATCAACGACGCGCCCGCACTCGCCACGGCGACGGTCGGCGTCGCGATGGGCGCTGCCGGGACCGACACCGCCCTCGAAACGGCCGACATCGCGCTGCTGAGCGACGACCTCTCGAAGCTCCCGTACCTCTACGAACTCGCCGGCGACGCCAACGGCGTCATCAGACAGAACATCTGGTCGAGTCTGGCAGTCAAGGCTGGCCTCGCAATTGCAGTCCCGTTCGGCTACGTCCCGATCTGGCTGGCCGTCCTCGCGGGCGACGCCGGCATGACGACGGCCGTCACCGGCAACGCGATGCGACTCTCGCGGGTCGAGCCCGAAAACTAG
- a CDS encoding helix-turn-helix transcriptional regulator, whose protein sequence is MESALEEIEFLALSENRVEVLTLLSDGRHTRPELEAETGASQATLGRILSDFQDRSWARQDGSDYVATATGTLVAQGFNDLLDILETERELRGLVRYLPTHAMDFDLRHLADATITTPTQTRPNAPVQRLLDLVEDATEVRAFSHAFNEQNLSVVERRASAGELSFSGVLSRSAVEALASDADLRERLVSLLSAPEATVRVREEGIPLAVTIADGTVHLLLRDETGVLRASIDTDSEAVRSWAIETFDHYWRTATELTVSDLAGSDESS, encoded by the coding sequence ATGGAGTCGGCACTCGAGGAGATCGAGTTTCTGGCGCTCTCGGAGAATCGCGTCGAGGTGCTGACGCTACTCTCGGACGGTCGACACACACGGCCGGAACTCGAAGCCGAGACGGGTGCGTCACAGGCGACGCTGGGGCGGATCCTGAGTGACTTTCAGGACCGCTCGTGGGCCCGCCAGGACGGCAGCGACTACGTCGCGACCGCGACCGGGACGCTCGTCGCCCAGGGGTTCAACGATTTGCTCGACATCCTCGAGACCGAGCGCGAGCTTCGTGGACTGGTCCGATACCTCCCGACCCACGCGATGGACTTCGACCTCCGACACCTGGCGGACGCGACGATCACCACGCCGACCCAGACCCGCCCGAACGCGCCCGTCCAGCGCCTGCTAGATCTCGTCGAGGACGCCACAGAAGTCCGGGCGTTCTCACACGCGTTCAACGAACAGAACCTCTCCGTCGTCGAACGCCGCGCCAGCGCCGGAGAACTCTCTTTCTCGGGCGTGCTCTCACGAAGCGCTGTCGAGGCCCTCGCCAGCGACGCAGACCTGCGAGAGCGCCTGGTGTCGCTCCTGTCAGCCCCGGAGGCGACCGTCCGAGTCCGCGAAGAGGGGATCCCGCTGGCGGTGACGATCGCCGACGGGACGGTCCACCTGCTGTTGCGCGACGAGACGGGCGTGCTCCGAGCGTCGATCGATACCGACTCGGAGGCCGTCCGATCCTGGGCGATAGAGACGTTCGATCACTACTGGCGGACGGCGACCGAACTCACCGTCTCGGATCTGGCTGGATCAGACGAGTCGAGTTAA
- a CDS encoding heavy metal translocating P-type ATPase translates to MGETADPTLDTVRLPVEHDGGRSCESCALRLERQLEATAGVREASVSFRSGICSVTFEETVVSREDVVSIVREFGVLVEDSVDGKRDQQRLRRESIFVALTLLGMGVGLATDLLSGPTPLVWGGYATAYVFGGWYGLRGSIASLRDRTVDIDLLMILAAAGALTIGAPFEGAMLLFLFSLSNTLQHYAIGRSRRAIESLVELRPETAQVVRGEKTETVPIDEVEVGDVFVVRPGDRIPLDGVVVEGESTVDQSSLTGESVPVLKTPGDEVFGGTITENGSLEVQVTRVAQESAIARLIDMVENAQSEKAPTQRLIDRLEQPYVLGVFGMTGVAIALPLAIGAAFEPTFYRAMTLMVAASPCAVVISTPAAVLSAIAAGARQGVLFKGGEHVETAATIDAVAFDKTGTLTEGNTSLTDVGVRDTATLDGEALTEARLLAVAAAVQSRSEHHLATATVEAADERGLDVPEASGFQATVGKGVRASVEGRTIHIGNRRYFESLSTTFDGIEMGDREITELEADGKTSVLVGVENDGDGRIVGWLAYTDTLREGVPAVIERLRALGIEHVVMLTGDNERVAEAIGAEAGVDAVRAELLPEQKVDAIDELVAQFDGVAMVGDGVNDAPALATATLGVAMGGAGTDVALETADVVLMGDDLGKLPYVLGLSRKTRTTLMVNLAISFGAIGVMVLAILTSGIPLPLAVVGHEGSTVVVSLNGLRLLGVRG, encoded by the coding sequence ATGGGCGAGACAGCCGACCCCACGCTCGATACCGTCCGGCTGCCGGTCGAACACGACGGCGGTCGGAGCTGTGAGTCGTGTGCGTTGCGTCTCGAACGACAGCTCGAAGCGACGGCGGGCGTCCGGGAGGCGTCGGTCTCGTTCCGCTCGGGAATCTGTTCGGTCACGTTCGAGGAGACGGTAGTTTCCAGGGAAGACGTCGTATCGATCGTCCGTGAGTTCGGCGTGCTCGTCGAGGACAGTGTAGACGGGAAGCGAGACCAGCAGCGGCTCCGACGCGAATCGATCTTCGTCGCGCTGACGCTCCTCGGGATGGGAGTCGGGCTCGCGACTGATCTCCTCTCCGGGCCGACACCGCTGGTGTGGGGCGGCTACGCGACGGCGTACGTCTTCGGGGGCTGGTACGGCCTGCGCGGAAGCATCGCGTCACTGCGAGACAGAACGGTCGACATCGACCTGTTGATGATCCTGGCGGCAGCGGGGGCGCTGACGATCGGAGCGCCGTTCGAGGGCGCGATGTTGCTGTTCCTGTTCTCGCTGTCGAACACGCTCCAGCACTACGCGATCGGTCGGTCGCGACGGGCGATCGAGTCGCTGGTCGAACTCCGACCGGAGACGGCACAGGTCGTTCGGGGCGAGAAGACAGAGACCGTTCCGATCGACGAGGTCGAGGTCGGCGACGTCTTCGTGGTTCGGCCGGGCGATCGAATCCCGCTGGACGGCGTCGTCGTCGAGGGCGAGAGCACGGTCGATCAGTCCTCGCTCACCGGCGAGTCCGTCCCGGTCCTGAAGACGCCCGGCGACGAGGTGTTCGGCGGGACGATCACCGAGAACGGGAGTCTGGAGGTTCAGGTCACGAGAGTCGCCCAGGAGTCGGCGATCGCCCGGCTCATCGACATGGTCGAGAACGCCCAGAGCGAGAAAGCCCCGACACAGCGGCTCATCGACCGCCTCGAACAGCCCTACGTCCTCGGTGTCTTCGGCATGACCGGGGTCGCCATCGCGCTCCCGCTCGCGATCGGCGCGGCGTTCGAGCCGACGTTCTACCGGGCGATGACGCTCATGGTCGCTGCCTCGCCGTGCGCGGTCGTGATCTCGACGCCTGCGGCGGTACTCTCGGCCATCGCCGCCGGGGCGCGCCAGGGCGTCCTGTTCAAGGGCGGCGAACACGTCGAGACGGCGGCCACCATCGACGCCGTGGCCTTCGACAAGACCGGCACACTGACCGAAGGAAATACCAGCCTGACCGACGTCGGAGTCCGCGACACCGCGACACTCGACGGCGAGGCGCTGACCGAGGCGCGTCTCCTCGCCGTCGCGGCGGCCGTCCAGTCTCGCTCGGAACACCATCTCGCGACTGCGACGGTCGAGGCGGCCGACGAGCGAGGGCTCGACGTCCCCGAAGCCAGTGGGTTTCAGGCGACGGTCGGTAAGGGCGTCCGCGCGAGCGTGGAGGGGCGGACGATCCACATCGGGAACCGACGCTACTTCGAGTCGCTTTCGACGACCTTCGACGGCATCGAGATGGGCGACCGCGAGATCACAGAGCTCGAAGCCGACGGGAAGACGAGCGTGCTCGTCGGCGTCGAAAACGACGGCGACGGGCGGATCGTCGGCTGGCTGGCCTACACCGACACGCTCCGGGAGGGCGTCCCGGCGGTGATCGAGCGACTGCGTGCCCTCGGGATCGAACACGTCGTCATGCTCACCGGGGACAACGAGCGCGTCGCGGAAGCGATCGGCGCAGAAGCCGGGGTCGACGCGGTTCGAGCGGAGCTACTCCCGGAACAGAAAGTCGACGCCATCGACGAACTCGTCGCCCAATTCGACGGCGTGGCGATGGTCGGCGACGGCGTCAACGACGCGCCCGCGCTCGCTACAGCCACCCTCGGCGTGGCGATGGGCGGTGCCGGGACCGACGTCGCCCTCGAAACGGCTGACGTCGTCCTGATGGGCGACGACCTCGGTAAACTGCCGTACGTCCTCGGACTGAGCCGAAAGACCCGAACGACGCTGATGGTGAACCTCGCGATCTCCTTCGGCGCGATCGGCGTGATGGTACTCGCGATCCTCACCAGTGGCATCCCGCTCCCGCTGGCAGTCGTCGGCCACGAAGGCTCGACCGTCGTGGTCTCACTGAACGGGCTCCGACTGCTCGGTGTTCGGGGATGA
- the dnaK gene encoding molecular chaperone DnaK — translation MASNKILGIDLGTTNSAFAVMEGADPEIIVNSEGDRTTPSVVAFDDGERLVGKPAKNQAVKNPDETIASIKRHMGEDDYTVELDGEEYTPEQVSAMILQKIKHDAEEYLGDEIEKAVITVPAYFNDRQRQATKDAGEIAGFEVERIINEPTAASMAYGLDDDSDQTVLVYDLGGGTFDVSILDLGGGVYEVVATNGDNDLGGDDWDEAIIDWLAEEFENDHGIDLTQDRQALQRMKDAAEEAKIELSSRKETEINLPFITATDDGPVHLEQSLTRATFESLTEDLVDRTVGPTEQALSDAGYDKSDIDEVLLVGGSTRMPQVQEKVEDLTGKEPKKNVNPDEAVALGAAIQGGVLSGDVDDIVLLDVTPLSLGVEVKGGLFERLIEKNTTIPTEESKIFTTAAANQTQVQIRVFQGEREIAAENELLGEFTLAGIPPAPAGTPQIEVTFSIDENGIVNVSAEDKGSGNKEDITIEGGAGLSDDQIEEMQEEAEKHAEEDEQRRQRIEARNEAEAAVRRAETLLEENEENVDDDLATSIEEKIDDVEEVLEDEDADTEDYEEATETLTEELQEIGKQMYQEQAQQAAGGAGAGPGGAAGAGPGGAAGAGGAAGQGEEYVDADFEDVQEDDEDEQ, via the coding sequence ATGGCATCCAACAAGATCCTCGGTATCGACCTGGGGACGACGAATTCCGCGTTCGCGGTGATGGAAGGTGCAGACCCCGAAATCATCGTCAACAGCGAAGGTGACCGGACGACGCCCTCCGTCGTTGCGTTCGACGACGGCGAGCGACTTGTCGGCAAGCCGGCCAAGAACCAGGCCGTCAAGAACCCCGACGAGACGATCGCCTCGATCAAGCGCCACATGGGCGAGGACGACTACACGGTCGAACTCGACGGCGAGGAGTACACACCCGAGCAGGTCTCGGCGATGATCCTCCAGAAGATCAAACACGACGCCGAAGAGTATCTCGGCGACGAGATCGAGAAGGCCGTCATCACGGTTCCCGCCTATTTCAACGACCGTCAGCGCCAGGCGACCAAGGACGCCGGCGAGATCGCCGGCTTCGAGGTCGAACGGATCATCAACGAGCCGACCGCCGCCTCGATGGCCTACGGCCTGGACGACGATTCGGACCAGACCGTCCTGGTATACGACCTCGGTGGGGGGACCTTCGACGTCTCCATCCTCGATCTCGGTGGTGGCGTCTACGAGGTCGTCGCTACGAACGGTGACAACGACCTCGGTGGGGACGACTGGGACGAGGCGATCATCGACTGGCTCGCCGAGGAGTTCGAGAACGACCACGGGATCGATCTGACCCAGGATCGGCAGGCGCTCCAGCGTATGAAAGACGCCGCCGAAGAGGCCAAGATCGAACTCTCTTCCCGGAAGGAGACCGAGATCAATCTGCCCTTTATCACTGCGACGGACGACGGCCCGGTCCACCTCGAACAGAGTCTGACTCGCGCGACGTTCGAGAGTCTCACGGAGGATCTGGTCGACCGGACGGTCGGCCCGACCGAGCAGGCGCTTTCTGACGCCGGCTACGACAAGAGCGACATCGACGAGGTGCTGCTGGTCGGTGGCTCGACCCGGATGCCGCAGGTACAGGAGAAAGTCGAGGACCTCACCGGCAAGGAGCCGAAGAAGAACGTCAACCCCGACGAGGCAGTCGCGCTGGGTGCTGCCATCCAGGGCGGCGTCCTGTCGGGTGACGTCGACGACATCGTGCTGCTGGACGTGACGCCGCTGTCGCTGGGTGTCGAGGTCAAAGGCGGCCTGTTCGAGCGACTCATCGAGAAGAACACGACGATCCCGACCGAGGAGTCCAAGATCTTCACGACGGCCGCCGCGAACCAGACGCAGGTGCAGATCCGCGTCTTCCAGGGCGAACGTGAGATCGCTGCCGAGAACGAGCTACTCGGCGAGTTCACCCTCGCGGGTATCCCCCCAGCCCCCGCGGGGACCCCGCAGATCGAGGTCACCTTCTCTATCGACGAGAACGGCATCGTCAACGTCTCGGCAGAGGACAAGGGCTCGGGCAACAAGGAAGACATCACCATCGAGGGTGGTGCCGGCCTGAGCGACGACCAGATCGAGGAGATGCAAGAAGAGGCCGAGAAGCACGCCGAGGAAGACGAGCAGCGCCGCCAGCGCATCGAGGCCCGCAACGAGGCCGAGGCGGCGGTCAGGCGTGCCGAGACGCTTCTGGAAGAGAACGAGGAGAACGTCGACGACGACCTCGCGACCTCGATCGAGGAGAAGATCGACGACGTGGAGGAAGTCCTCGAAGACGAGGACGCCGACACCGAGGACTACGAGGAGGCTACCGAGACCCTGACCGAGGAACTGCAGGAGATCGGCAAGCAGATGTACCAGGAGCAGGCCCAGCAAGCCGCTGGCGGCGCTGGTGCCGGCCCGGGCGGCGCAGCGGGAGCCGGTCCAGGCGGTGCAGCGGGCGCTGGCGGTGCGGCCGGCCAGGGCGAGGAGTATGTCGACGCCGACTTCGAAGACGTCCAAGAAGACGACGAGGACGAGCAGTAG